One Candidatus Margulisiibacteriota bacterium DNA segment encodes these proteins:
- the sixA gene encoding phosphohistidine phosphatase SixA — MKLFLLRHGAAAPSADYNEDRERPLTDAGREQIGRLADELAEENQVFDVIVTSPFVRAYQTAEIVADALKERDKVFVEDLLAPGCEMSDLMDILDRNRQFERILCVGHEPDLGEIAGQLLFLDDPRPLKKGEMVEIELN, encoded by the coding sequence ATGAAACTTTTTTTGCTTCGACATGGCGCGGCGGCTCCGTCAGCCGATTATAATGAAGACAGGGAGAGGCCGTTGACTGATGCTGGGCGGGAACAGATCGGTCGATTGGCAGATGAACTGGCGGAAGAAAACCAGGTTTTTGATGTGATCGTTACTTCCCCGTTTGTCAGGGCCTACCAGACCGCCGAGATCGTGGCCGATGCCTTAAAAGAGCGGGACAAGGTCTTTGTTGAGGACCTCCTGGCACCCGGTTGCGAGATGAGCGACTTGATGGATATCCTGGATCGAAACCGCCAATTTGAGCGGATCCTTTGCGTTGGCCACGAGCCCGATCTGGGCGAGATAGCCGGCCAGCTTCTTTTTCTGGACGATCCCCGGCCGCTTAAAAAAGGAGAGATGGTCGAGATCGAATTAAACTAG
- a CDS encoding FAD-dependent thymidylate synthase, whose amino-acid sequence MKVLLAGYNVDTDVLAEISRGSSRDDLTPETLSAAYARISRDPRPVDELRLIARKEVGKARQSNAKIIFDMGHSSVAEHAVFNFDIIDLSRLAIEELEKFRLASYTEKSQRYQKLEDNCYIPAELASSEFAGPIADLTEKQNRLYQALLGRGVEPEDARYVTPLSTMGQLGMTVNARTLELMIRRFASSQLAEVRGLGKELLALAAKVAPSLIRYTEATNYESRTSADLQKFFKGKWERKRFRSQPCVLVDYTKDADIKLVSALLHSSSTISYLNCRRQVKGMSRLEREKAVKQACRHLNFFNAVLREFEHVTLTFDLVMSAGCFAQLKRHRPLTLTTQPYEPLLGVTLPARLVGDNEVEALIKKTNDLFSKIVTHFPAAAPYVLTGAHRRRALLTINARELYHLSRLREDAHAQWDINELSGAMTKMAKEVMPLTMLMVGGKDSFVQRYQSVYGGGGE is encoded by the coding sequence GTGAAAGTACTCCTCGCCGGTTATAATGTTGATACTGATGTTCTGGCCGAAATCTCCCGTGGTTCTTCCCGGGACGATCTTACTCCCGAGACCCTGTCGGCCGCCTACGCCAGGATATCGCGCGATCCCCGGCCGGTCGATGAACTCCGACTGATCGCCCGGAAAGAAGTAGGGAAAGCCCGCCAGTCAAACGCTAAGATTATTTTTGACATGGGACATTCCTCAGTTGCCGAGCACGCGGTTTTTAATTTTGACATTATCGATCTCTCCCGCCTGGCGATCGAAGAGCTGGAAAAATTTCGGCTTGCTTCCTACACCGAAAAATCACAGCGCTACCAAAAACTTGAAGATAATTGTTATATTCCAGCAGAGCTGGCTTCAAGCGAATTTGCCGGGCCAATTGCTGACTTGACGGAAAAACAGAACCGGCTGTATCAGGCCCTGCTTGGGCGCGGGGTCGAACCGGAAGACGCCCGTTATGTTACACCTTTATCGACTATGGGGCAGTTGGGGATGACGGTTAATGCCCGGACTTTGGAGTTGATGATCAGGCGGTTTGCCTCCAGCCAATTGGCCGAGGTCAGGGGATTGGGCAAAGAGCTCTTGGCTCTTGCCGCGAAAGTTGCGCCATCACTGATCCGCTATACCGAAGCGACCAACTATGAATCGCGGACTTCTGCCGATCTGCAAAAATTCTTCAAAGGTAAATGGGAGCGCAAGCGCTTCCGGTCTCAGCCTTGCGTTTTAGTCGACTATACAAAAGATGCTGATATTAAGCTGGTCTCGGCCTTGCTTCATTCTTCGTCAACAATCTCATACCTTAATTGCCGGCGCCAGGTGAAGGGCATGTCCCGGCTGGAAAGGGAAAAAGCGGTCAAACAGGCTTGTCGGCACCTGAACTTTTTCAACGCGGTTTTGCGGGAGTTTGAGCATGTCACCCTAACCTTTGACCTGGTCATGTCCGCCGGGTGTTTTGCCCAGTTGAAGCGCCATCGTCCTTTGACCTTGACGACTCAGCCTTACGAGCCGCTACTTGGCGTGACCTTGCCAGCCAGGCTGGTTGGTGATAATGAGGTTGAGGCGCTTATTAAAAAAACCAATGATTTGTTTTCTAAAATAGTTACTCATTTCCCGGCTGCCGCTCCTTATGTTTTGACCGGGGCACACCGCCGGAGAGCCTTGCTGACCATCAACGCGCGCGAACTTTATCATCTCTCTCGCTTGAGGGAAGATGCCCATGCCCAGTGGGATATCAACGAGCTATCCGGGGCGATGACCAAAATGGCCAAAGAAGTGATGCCGCTGACGATGCTGATGGTCGGCGGCAAGGATTCCTTTGTTCAGCGTTACCAGTCTGTGTATGGAGGAGGTGGAGAGTGA
- a CDS encoding desulfoferrodoxin → MAKKMGIYKCEICGNIVEVLRAGDGELVCCGKPMKEQVENTVDAAKEKHVPVIEKTADGFLVKIGAVPHPMEEKHYIEWIELLADGKAYRKFLKPGDKPEAEFCVSGQSASAREYCNLHGLWSAKG, encoded by the coding sequence ATGGCAAAGAAAATGGGTATCTATAAATGCGAAATCTGCGGGAATATTGTCGAAGTTTTGCGCGCGGGGGATGGGGAGCTGGTCTGCTGCGGCAAGCCGATGAAAGAACAGGTCGAGAACACGGTTGACGCGGCCAAAGAGAAACATGTCCCTGTCATCGAGAAAACAGCGGACGGATTTCTGGTCAAGATCGGGGCTGTCCCTCATCCGATGGAAGAAAAACATTACATTGAGTGGATCGAACTTTTGGCGGATGGCAAAGCTTATCGGAAATTCCTGAAACCGGGGGATAAGCCGGAAGCTGAATTTTGCGTCAGCGGCCAGTCGGCTTCGGCCCGCGAGTATTGCAATCTGCACGGGCTTTGGTCGGCGAAGGGGTAA
- a CDS encoding rubredoxin, giving the protein MKKYICQVCGYVYDPAKGGPDSGAAPGTSFENLPAGWVCPICGAGKDQFKAEG; this is encoded by the coding sequence ATGAAAAAATATATCTGTCAGGTCTGCGGTTATGTTTATGATCCAGCTAAAGGGGGTCCTGACTCCGGGGCGGCGCCGGGGACATCATTTGAAAATTTACCGGCCGGTTGGGTCTGCCCGATCTGCGGGGCGGGGAAAGACCAATTTAAAGCGGAAGGATAA
- a CDS encoding FprA family A-type flavoprotein gives MAVRRLKDKIFEVGAIDFDRRLFDELIPLPEGTSYNSYLVQGSDKTALLDTVDPAKVSSLVENLNELSIEKIDYIIAHHAEQDHSGSLPFILELFPMAKVVTNAKCKEMLISLLLLPEEKFIVINDREILSLGDKTLEFIFAPWVHWPETMLTYLKEDKILFTCDFFGSHLAAAPLFVTDQPHVLRSAKRYYAEIMMPFRTSIKQHLEKLKTVDFTIIAPSHGPVYDQPEMIMDAYADWAGDQVKNEVVLPYVSMHGSTQEMVEYLINALIARGIVVKPYNLSRTDIGELAMDLVDAATIVIGTPTVLVGPHPLAAYAALLANALRPKTKFASIIGSFSWGGKMVEMLSAAISNLKVTVIEPVIAKGAPREAEYAALDNLADEIKKSHQAAGIV, from the coding sequence ATGGCGGTAAGAAGATTAAAAGATAAAATATTTGAAGTCGGGGCGATCGATTTTGACCGGCGGCTTTTTGACGAGTTGATCCCGCTCCCCGAGGGGACAAGCTATAATTCATATTTGGTCCAGGGGAGCGACAAGACGGCTCTGTTAGACACGGTCGATCCGGCCAAAGTCTCTTCTCTCGTTGAAAACCTGAACGAGCTAAGCATTGAAAAGATCGATTACATTATCGCCCACCACGCCGAACAGGACCATTCCGGCTCGCTCCCTTTCATTCTGGAGCTTTTTCCGATGGCCAAGGTCGTGACCAACGCCAAGTGTAAAGAGATGCTGATCTCTCTTTTGCTTTTGCCGGAAGAAAAATTCATAGTGATCAATGACCGGGAGATCCTTTCGTTGGGCGATAAAACTTTGGAGTTTATTTTTGCCCCCTGGGTCCACTGGCCGGAAACGATGCTGACTTACCTGAAAGAAGATAAGATCTTGTTTACCTGCGATTTTTTTGGCTCGCATCTGGCCGCCGCGCCGCTATTTGTGACCGATCAACCCCATGTTCTCCGCTCGGCAAAACGGTATTACGCCGAGATCATGATGCCATTTAGGACTTCAATCAAACAGCATCTTGAGAAATTAAAAACGGTCGATTTTACGATAATTGCTCCAAGCCATGGGCCGGTCTATGATCAGCCTGAAATGATCATGGACGCTTATGCCGACTGGGCCGGCGACCAGGTCAAAAATGAAGTGGTTCTCCCTTATGTTTCCATGCACGGGAGCACCCAGGAGATGGTCGAGTATCTGATCAACGCTTTGATCGCCAGAGGTATCGTGGTCAAGCCTTATAATCTTTCCAGGACCGATATCGGCGAACTGGCAATGGACCTGGTTGACGCCGCGACGATCGTTATTGGGACCCCGACCGTTTTAGTCGGTCCGCACCCGCTGGCCGCTTATGCCGCTCTGCTGGCCAACGCGCTTCGTCCCAAAACTAAGTTTGCTTCGATCATTGGGTCGTTTAGCTGGGGGGGGAAGATGGTTGAAATGCTCTCTGCCGCCATTTCTAACCTAAAGGTGACGGTCATTGAGCCGGTGATCGCCAAAGGCGCCCCGCGCGAGGCCGAATACGCCGCTCTTGATAATTTAGCCGACGAGATCAAGAAGAGCCATCAGGCGGCCGGGATCGTTTAA